TGCGACGTACAGGGAGTACGCCTCACTCCTCACCTTGCTCGCGCCTTGCACCTGAGAGCTTTTCAATTGCCTGCATAACGCTATGGACCCGCAGGGTTGACGCCATGACGGCGGCAACCGCAAACCTAAAGCCACGGAGGGCGGTTGTTTGCGGTCCCCAGTTCCAGGCAAGCGAACGGCTGAAAAAGACAGCACTGGGGGCCGCTTTTACGCCATTCCAGCATGGCATAAGGGTCGGCGCCGACAACCTCCCGTTTCGGGGGTGCGAAAGTTGAGATCAAACAAGAAAAAATTTCATCCGATTGATCACATGATAAACAACAGAAAAAGCCCCTGAAACAAAGATTTCAGGGGCGAATTTGATTTGCGTAAAAACTGAAATGGCGGAAGAGGTATCAGTCACTTTAAGCGCATATCTATCAGCAAATAAGATACTTTACTGGGGTCAACTCTGTTTATACCCCTAAAAATACCCCTTAAAATAATTCACACTAATAAGGGTCATCCTTCGCCATTTACTCTAGCTGACTGTCGATGTAATCGTACCAGGCTTGAACTTCTCTTGGGTTATACACTCCTAACGTGACCACCATTGTAATATAATTACTGGTGGTTACAACAGCCCTAGAGACATTCTCTCGGGCACCAGGTGGAACGTTCAGTGATACCCCGACACCCGCTGCCGCCACGGCCATGGCGGCGATGATCAATAAAGCATTTCTGTATTTTCGCATTTATTATTTCCCCTCCGGAGTGGAAATTCTCTCAAAAGCCGCTTTGGCTTCTTCCTGTTTTTCCCGCTCAGATTCGCTTTCTACCCACGCTTCGGCTGCCAAACACTCCAAGAGTACCGGTATTCTCCCTTGGAGGAGAATCTGGGCATGGTAGGCCGCTACCGCCGGATCGGAGAGCCATTCACTATACTTAAGGCATTGGACTGGGTATTTTTTGGGGTCAAGGGGATCAAACAAGGCAAGATATTGATAGCCTCTTTGCGCGATTTTCATTGAGAGAATTCCAGGGATTGGCGCTACGATTAGCGCTACAAAGAAGGCGTAAAATGTCGGCACTAAATACACTATAGTGCCGCTACTAATTAATACTGAAATACAGACAATAACGGCAACTACGATGCGCAGCAATAATCGTTTTTTTGCTGCATCCAATTCTGCTTGAGTGGGCGGCTGGCCCTGTATGTTGATTATTGTGCTCACTTCGCCCCTCCTTGATGGTTCTTTGCTTTCCATTGTTTAACTTCGACCAAAGACCACCTTGATGCTTTACCAATCTTAACAGGTCTTGGGAAGTTATCCCGCTGAATTTTCATGTAAATTGCCTGGCTACTCATCCCAGGTTTTCCAATAGCCGCTTTTACGCCTTGAATGTCGAGCATTTGCATAAAACTCCCCTTCACTACTTCCTGGACTCAAGCTTTCGTGCGATCCATTCCTCTATCTCGGACTCTTTCCAGAGCCTCCTCCTTCCGAGTTTGAGGCTCTTTGGCATTTCACCAGTTCGATCAAGCTTTCTGACAAAGTCCTTACTTATACTCAACATTTCAGCAATCTGGTTTACTCCTATCAACTGGTCAGGCATGCCCTTGTCCGATGAAGCGACATGGCACTCAGACGGCAACAACTTGTCTTGCATCACTGCCGCCTCCCCTTGCTCTTTGCGCATGCAGCACGTCGTTTTCAAACTGAAATCCAGCCAGGTAACCCGCATCAATCAACTCATTGCATGCCTTCTTCAGTAGCTCCTTGAAATGCGCAAGACGCTGAGTTCTTGAGCCACACAGCCTGCAGACATTGTCGATTTTGATTGGATAGATTTCTCGGTGAGTGCTCCAGTACATGAGGAGCCATTTTGATAGGTCTCGTGAGAGTTTATAACGAACATGCATTGGCATGACGCTTACAAATAGTCGCTCCATCCCACTGCTTGCCTGAATGAGCACCCAGCTCTTATACTCAATCTCAACCGACTCGATGATATGACCTGAAAATTCCCGAACAGGCTCTTTTAGATCACTTTCATAATAGGCAATTTCAATGTGCGATTTATTAATTCGCTTCAGTGATTGACGTATTCTCTCCCTTCCAGCCCCGCCCTTTTTTCCCAAAAGCGATTCCAGCTTAGTAAAATTCACCTTCACTACTTCTCCAGTTCGATATGGCAGCAGCAACGAAATTATCACAGTCAGCACGTCAAGATCATATTGACTCAACCTATATCCCGTGTACTTGACTTTATAGCCTGACTGGCAGGGTATCGATTCGTCAATGCGAAAATCTCTTCCTTTTTTGTCTTCAGATACCTGAAACAAACCTGACCTGCAAAGATCCGTGAAGATGATACCGTGCGCCCATTGGGCAACTCCCATCCTCCAACCCAGCGAATCAGGTGGACTATCCAGGAGTCGTGACTTGATCAAATGACATACTTCAGGTGAGTTTTTACTCATGGCAGCCCACAAGCTCATACGTTCACCTTCGGTCGCTTAGATTTCCGTGGTGCATGCTTGCGCACAAACTGTTTGCGTTTATTTCTTTGGCAAAGCCACGCGATTTCTGAAAACTGATTTAGAAGGTGCTCATTTTCATCTTCGAAGAATGGCAGAAATGGGGCTTCAAGGGTAAAGTGGAGCCACCAGCGCTCCAGTTCATCCTGCATGATTTTGATTGCTTCATCCCGGATTTGCCGAATGCGTCGATCCGACAAGTTGGCCGGACCACATACCTCAATACTGCTTTTCCGAAGGTTCTCGAGTTTATGAAGAATCTCTCGCTTCTTCTTTGGTATCGCCTGTTCAAGAGCTGGCATTAAGCCTGAGAGAACTTCCAGCATTTCCTGATAACTCTCCTGCTCTTCATGCTCATTTGCGCCGCTTTGATGCATGATTCTGTCGAAGTACTCGTTGTTATCAACAAGTTTCTCGTTTGCTTTGTAATCGATGTTTACTTTCTCATGAAGCGCCATTTTGAAGTATTGCTCGGGCTCTTCCCTTATGATCAGAACCTCGTATGCCGTAATGGTCGCTATCGACATAAAGTCTTCTTTTTCCAATCCGGAAAAATATAGTCGCCTCTTATGAAATTCTTTTTCAAGCCACTTTTCACGACGCTTGATGAACGCATTCACCCGATGCCAGTTCGTTGCAATTCGCGCAGCATTTGGGTAAATTGTTTCCGGGTGTTGTGCTACCGTACAACTCTCGTTTGCGCTGGCCCCCGTCGCCAAACTTGCGGCCAGCGCATCCCTTTTTTTCAGAGTGGACATCTCTTCCTCCTATGGTGCGCAGACATACTGCATCCGTTTCTCAACTTTCCTGAAACACCACTCCGGCACCTGGTCACCAAGCTCATCTCGCAGCTTCTGCTCTATGTCAGCTTTGCGGGTTCTGCAGTTCACAGCATCGGTAACCTGACAGCGCGTATAGCCATGTTTCTTTGCCCAGCTCGTAAGCGTCTCGCCTTGTAACGACAAGGCAAATGCTATATGGGCACGGCGTTTTCGTTTCCATTCTTCAGATTGCATGTTATTCTCCCTTCACTCGAGTATTGCACTATGCCAGTGCGTAATATTTATGTATTTGCGTATTTTGATGTTCGCATATCGCTAAATCTATGTCAAGCACTGAGGATAAAATGAGTGAAATATCACGAAGAATGAAAGAGTTACGCGAAGGCCTCAACCTAAACCAAGTGAAATTCGCGAAACTGCTTGGCACATCAAATACCATCATCAGCGACATCGAAAGAGGTTCACGCAACCCGACAATTGACCTGCTTATTAAAATTGCCAATACAGTTGAGGGCACTGACCTGCACTGGATACTCACAGGGAAAAGGTCGCCAGCCAATCAACAAATTGACTCTGATAATGCATCTATCGAGGAATTGCTTGCTGGTTCACTTCGCATTGACCCCGCATCTGCGAAACTCCTACTCTCTTCCCTTAAGGAAGGCCCAAAGCAGCAACTCGCATTGCTCTTCCTGAAGGCATTAAATGGCGACACGTCAGCCATGGCAGAGGTATCCGGTGCCATGAAAGCCATGGAAGCGCTTCTGCTATCCAGTCTACGGAAATAAAAAAAGCCCCAGGTTGCAGTAAGCATCCTGGAGCTCATCAATATTCGCAATTCCGGGAACCTCTATCCCGTCCTTTCAAAGGAAAACCCCGGGCCGCGATGTGCACCCGGGGTTTTTGGTATTTGAGGAAAAAATCTACTTTTTTAATTTATACTCACGATACCCAAGCCACACAGCTCCTGCCGCAACAAGCACCGTGGCGTATAAACCCCAGGCAGCGTTTGAGCCAAAATTAAACCAAAGCAATAAAGCGACGCCCAGGTAAACCCCCCCCGGCTACCAACTGAAGCACAGTTTGTCTGATCCAGGAAAAAACACCGTAGGCGATAGCTGCAACCAGCATCAAATAGGCGATGCCACCCACATGATGCCCTGTCTGAAACATTCCAACACCCCTCCAAACAAACTGATTCAGTGGCATAAACCACAAAACAACCCCGGCAACACTTACCAGTAAACCCTTAATCTTATTATCCATGAATCACCTCCGTTGTTTTGGTTATAATGAATCACAAGAGAATTTCAAAGAAAATTTTCACACTCAGCTCGCTGGAATTCCCTCCACCACAGCCTTCCCAAACACAATCCGGGCATAGCGCTCCATCTTCTCCACGCTGCTGATCCTTGGCGCCAGCGTGTGGCCTTCCTCCGGGCAATGCCACTCAAGATACTCACCCCGCTGCTGCAGGTGATAGACTCCAAAGCGAGTGCGGCAGATCAGCGGCATCTTCCTGACCGGCATACCCTGTGTCAACCTCATTCCTCTTGCTTCGACGACACTGACCATACATCACCCCCTGGTCACTGCGCGGAGGAGCTGGGCCACACTGTCAGCCGTGAAGCCGCCATTACCCTGCTCTTCATGATTCTTCATGTAGTTTAAGTGCTTTAACACCTGACCCATTTGATCTTCCAGGGCGCTCACCCTTCGGTTAAGCCCCTCCATCCAGGGAGGAGTATCTTTGTTGATGGTCATTCGCACAAGGCTCACATGGGTTAAGTCCATCATCCGTATCAAACTCATGAGCTCACGAAACCTCCAGGCTGGAACATCACTGAGCAACTGAACATTGAAGTGCTTGCGGATTATCTTTGCCATCTCAGCAAAAACATCTTCAGCAGCAGATTGCGGCACGCATAAATTCATTACACGTTCCTTCATGGCCTTCACGGCCTCTTTTTGCTGATCCTCATTTATCGCACTGCCGAACACTTCATAGGGAAGATCCCGTTCGACCAACCTGCATTCTTCGAGCAAGTCGCAGAATTCCCGCACCGGTCCATCCATCCACTTCTTCCCGTATTCGAAAATATCAGCGGCCAGGACAAATGTAGTCAGGACGTAGCCAACGCCGGGCACATACACCTCAGCATCACTCCGATTCGCTTCAGGAAACCATACTTTCGGCATAACTGAATTGGATTCCGTGAACTTGGCCACATCAACTTCATGGAGCCAGATTTTGCGATCAACCTGGACGTATCGAATATACTCCCGCTGCCCGTGAAAGATAATAGTCTCCACCGCCGGCAAGCAGTACT
This portion of the Desulfurispirillum indicum S5 genome encodes:
- a CDS encoding helix-turn-helix domain-containing protein, producing the protein MSEISRRMKELREGLNLNQVKFAKLLGTSNTIISDIERGSRNPTIDLLIKIANTVEGTDLHWILTGKRSPANQQIDSDNASIEELLAGSLRIDPASAKLLLSSLKEGPKQQLALLFLKALNGDTSAMAEVSGAMKAMEALLLSSLRK
- the trfA gene encoding plasmid replication initiator TrfA, translating into MSLWAAMSKNSPEVCHLIKSRLLDSPPDSLGWRMGVAQWAHGIIFTDLCRSGLFQVSEDKKGRDFRIDESIPCQSGYKVKYTGYRLSQYDLDVLTVIISLLLPYRTGEVVKVNFTKLESLLGKKGGAGRERIRQSLKRINKSHIEIAYYESDLKEPVREFSGHIIESVEIEYKSWVLIQASSGMERLFVSVMPMHVRYKLSRDLSKWLLMYWSTHREIYPIKIDNVCRLCGSRTQRLAHFKELLKKACNELIDAGYLAGFQFENDVLHAQRARGGGSDARQVVAV
- a CDS encoding helix-turn-helix transcriptional regulator, whose protein sequence is MQMLDIQGVKAAIGKPGMSSQAIYMKIQRDNFPRPVKIGKASRWSLVEVKQWKAKNHQGGAK
- a CDS encoding helix-turn-helix domain-containing protein, which produces MRVTWLDFSLKTTCCMRKEQGEAAVMQDKLLPSECHVASSDKGMPDQLIGVNQIAEMLSISKDFVRKLDRTGEMPKSLKLGRRRLWKESEIEEWIARKLESRK